TGATAATGCATCGCCTCTTCTATTCGGCCTAAACGCAGCAAAGGCACCAGAATTTTGCCAAAACTCAAATGAGGGATTTCCGAACAAGTTTGTTTGCCACTTAAAATGGGGTAAGCACAAGCGATCGCCCGCTCGTACTCCCCCATATAAATTAGGAAATTAACTTGTTCGTGCAGTTCGCAAGCTGGACAATCGCTCGAACAGTCGCGCGGCGTTTGTTCCCACTTTTGCTGATAGGCGGATGCAGTTTTTTTATCGCCCATCACCATTGCTGCTAGACACTGAAGCTTATACACAGAGCGCATGCTCAGACTCGCCCGCTGGTATCGCCGCGCCATATCCTCAAACGTGTCATCAATTTGTTGCTTGGAAATTTGAGGAAATTTTGGCAGCTTTTCACCCACCCATTTATATTGCCAAAGCAGTCGCTCTGAGGAAAATTTTTCTGGGTGGCGATCTGACTGCGCCAAGCACCAGGAAAAAGTAACTAATTCTTTCTCTGGGTAGCCGGAGAAGGTAGCAGCATCGAGCAGCTTGTCTCGCGTCCAAAATCCCAAATCTAGATCGTTATGAATGTCCGCAATCTTAACTGCTTCTTCTAGCAAGCTGACCTTTGTAGTACCATAATCTAGAGCGTCAGCTTGCTCGACTAGCGCGAAAACTCGATCTTCATAATTATGGTTCATAGTTTTCTCCTAATTGCGCGTTCACGCCCCATTCAATTAAACCAAGCAAACCGGAATTCAGCAAACCCATTTCTTGAGCATTTAGGGGTTGGTGTCCCAGCAGCAACGCTTGAACGTATAACATTTGTAGCGATAACTGTAGCAAATTTTTATCTTCCAGATTGACCAACTTCTGAATTAGCGGGTTGTGAAAATTAAAGCATAATTGAGCGTAAGGTTGCTGAGGAGTAGTTGCTAAATTATCCAGAACAGATGACCAAACTGAATTGGAAACTGATTTGGACTGCAAGAGCGATCGCTGAAATTCTGCATCTGCATTAGTGCTATAAAGTGCTGGTAGCTCTTGGGGCCAAAATTTCTTAATTTCCACCTCGCATCGGAACGGCTGCAACACCATATCTGCAAATTTGATCAAATTGAAAACACGTTCGCGCTCTTTCCAGTTTAAGTCTTCAAAACTTTGAGCAAGATCCGACGCATCCACCCGTTCCACTTGAATTTCTGGAAACAGGTAAGGCAGTTTTTCTAACAAATCGGTGTCGTAAGCATAGCCACCGTTAATTACACACATTGATTGCGATGCAGCAACTCCAGCAATTTGCCGGAATTGGTCGCGAGTAGGGACATATCGAATTATCAAGTTTGCAGAACGATACTCACCCAGCGTCATCCTACCGAGAGAAGTTTCAAACGGCAACCAGTCGATGAACAACTTATAAAATTCGTCATCATGAACAGCCAGCGCCTTGATAGCAAGGTAATGCAAATTAATCAATTGTTGCAGGCGTTCCTCGTCTTGTTGGGCAAGTTCAATTAAGTATTGCCGCAAGCACTGGCCCAGCATTTCCCGTGCAGCCATAAGCATGGCATCTTCATAGAAAAACTCCCGCGATGCGGTTGGTCTGAGGTCATTGGCGTTAATAACGCACTTAACAAAAAATGCCCAATCTGGCAAAACATCTTTAGCATTTTCGCATAGCAACATATGCTTTAAATAAACGCGATGCGTGTTTTTTGTGGCAAGACTGGGAGAATACGGCAGCACGAATGCGACTCCTTCCACAGCGCCAATTGTAGAATGCAAGGGAATGGCGTCAAAAAAATCGATATCAAAGATTTGCCTTCCGTAAGCTAGCAGTGCAGCACGTTGGTCCCGGCGGCTATAAAAAATTTGCTGCCAAGGTGGTCTTTGTTCGTTAATTACCTTAGTTTTGTTGCCTTGCGTAACAGTGATGGGATAAGTAAGCAAGCTGCCAAAATGAGAAGCTAGTTCGCAGATGCGTTCTGTTTTGAAGTAGTCTTCGCAGCCGTTTTTGTTGCGTAAGTAAACGCGCGTTCCTGGCGATAGATCCTTTTCAAGGGTGCGGATTGAGTAAGTGCCGTCGGGACGACCGCGCCACTCGATTGTCGCCGCGTCATTTTTTATAGAACGGGTTAACACCACAATTTCATCGCTGACGACAAAGCAGGAAAGCAAACCAATTCCAAATTGACCGATATAATCGTTGCGTCGATCTGCCAGTTCTTCCCGTTTGGAAGATTGACCGATAGTAGCTAAAAATTGATGAATTTCTGCTTCAGTTAGACCGATGCCATTATCTTCAAAAACTAATGTTGCTTCGTTGCGTTCTGGTGAAGAGATGACTTCAAGGCTGATTCTTCCTTGATGGTCGGGTTCTAGCTGAGTTCTGGCTGTAATGGCATCGACAGCGTTTTGCAGCAATTCTCGCAGGAACACCTGCGGCCCACTGTAGAGGTGATTGGAGAGCAGGTCAATAAGGCCCCGCAGATTGATTTGAAAGTTATAGTCCATTTCGTTTCCCCATTTACTAAATAGGACACAACTTGAATAAAGAGATTTTCCGATTGGGTTGCGCCAAATAAGCAAAAACTCCCTTCAGCAGGAATTAGTTAGATAAATTAGCGCAAATTTTCATCACGATGGTAGAGGAGGGCGCACAGGACTGCAAGAAGGGAAGAGCGCAAACGCGCATCTCCACTAGCGATCGCTCTCTACATCATCACGGGCGGTCGGCGCAGGTTGGGAACTCAATGACTAGCCGCGATCGCCGGGGGCAGTATTCAAACTCTCCCCTCTATCCCAATCTAATACACCCCACACAAATCTCAAGCCTGGGATGCCTTTTTTTCTTAAAGCAGACAGGTACAATCGTTATGCATTGGCACAGGTGGCGATTTAAGAATGTTCAAGGGAGTTTCTCGCTATGCTCTTTGTATCCGATCCGCCCATATCCGTCAAAATCAGCAAAATGAAGGAACGGGTGCGGTGGCAAGATCGGCTGATTGTCGAGCGCGGGATAGATCAAACCCGGATGGTTTTAGATGATGGCTCACAAGACAATCCAGAATTCTCATTTTTGGTCGTGGGTGATAGTGGAGCGGGTTCTTATCGGGGGTACAACCCCCAACGACAAATAGCAGAACAAATGCTTTCCCAGCGCGACACCAGCCGTTTCGTCTTGCACACGGGCGACGTGATTTATCTGGTTGGATCGAGCGAATATTACCTGAAAAACTTCATCTCGCCCTACCGCGAGATGATAGTAGGTGGCGAACGACCAGAACGCATTGCCTACGATAAGATGGTCTTCAACCTGCCATTCCTGCCCGTGCCAGGGAACCACGATTACTACGATCTGCCGTTTTTCTTCGGTCTGATGGCACAGAGCGCCTTGCCTCTGCGCCGCCTGCTGCAATCGAAATTGGATATAGATGTGGGCTGGCACGGTTCCTATCAAGGCAAAGCGTATGCAAAAGCATTTCTTGACTACCTCAAGGGTATAAATTCCTTTGAGCAGTTGGGGCATCATCTAGACCGTCATTACACTGCTCAAACTGACACTGGTCGCTGCCTGCGTTACCAACCCGGACGCTTCACCCGCTTACCCAACCGATATTACACGTTTCGCAGCGGCGGGATCGACTTCTTTGCCGTTGACTCGAATACTTTTAACGAACCAGCGCCCCTCCCGCACACAAAAGAGGGGGATGCTTACCGCAGAGAGCTAGAAAAGCGCCGGGATCGGTTAGAGCAGAAAAAAATGGAGATCCTCGAAGCTTCCGCCACCAAAAACGGCGAAAAGTTTGAGGAAAACGAACGCCTGGAAGATCTGCGTACCAAGGTGACGCAGATTGATGAGATGAAGATGGACATCGACAAACAACTGGCAGCCGATGCAACAACTGTTACTGACTACGAACAACTCAATTGGCTCAAGGAAAGGCTGATCGAATCTTGGAATAATTCTGCGGTGCGCGGACGTGTGGTTTATTTCCACCATCCCCCCTACGTCACCGAGGCTACGAAGTGGCAACAGGCGCAAACTTTGGCGATTCGTCGCCGCCTCCGTCTGCTACTGGATGAGGTGGCTGGCGTGGTTGGTCGTCAGGCAGAGGGGCGTCCGTTAGTGGATCTGATTTTAAACGGTCACGCTCACTGTCTAGAATATTTGCGTACTGGGGACACTGGTCATGCCGACTCTAACCTGAACTGGATCGTTTGCGGGGGCAGCGGTTTCAGCCTCCGCCGCCAGCGGAAGGAGGGGCCGGAATTGACGGAGGCTATATGGGACGAGCAAGGCGCTGGCGATCGCAAGGTGGCGCGATCGCTGCTTTTTGTCGGTCGCAACGGTCAAGGGCCGCAAAAGCGCCGCCCCTATTCCTTTTTGCGGATCGATGTCAAAGACGGTAATCCTGCTAAGTTTATCGTCCGCCCGTTTATTAGCGAACGAATTGGGCGACAGTGGAGTGAGATCGCCCTTGAACCGTTTGCCATTTGAAGAAGGATTAAGCCACAGGCGAGACATCCCCCTTGAAAAGCAGGGTTTTTCTAGTTCCTCCTTAAAAAGGAGGAACTAGACCTGGGTTTCTTCATGCAACAGCTTTTTTCCAGTAAGAGTAAGTCTCGCTACCTATGCTTTTGCTTTCTTCCGAGTAGATTTGCTCTAAACATTTATAAAGAGCCAGAGCGTATTTTCCTAATCCCAGAAGCTTCAAACTCGTTAAGATTCTGGTCAGTCGGAGGTAATTGTGATTTCTTAGATTAATCCAGTTAGTTTTTCTTTCTGGATATTCGTCAGATTTAGTTATTTCGATATCAGCGCTACCAGCTTCGTTGCATTGCAGCCCGTAAAAACCCAGCATGAGTTTGAGCGATTTTAATAATCGCATTTTCAGTTGTTCGTTTGTGTTGAAAGCTTGAATTATTTGCTCGTTCAGTACTGGCGCATTTCTGTTAAAGCCGCTTTTTTGTTTTAGGGGAAATAACCACTGAATGTAGTCGTGCGTGTATTCAAGCCTGCGGTAATCCCATAGCCACATATCTTCTATCATTCGCCCTTCTGAATCGGAGCGATCGCCAAGATAAAACGCGACGATAACTTCATCAGATGTCATTTGATTCCTCCCAAAATCACTTCCTCACGGTTAATATACCCGACTTCTATAAGAAGTCGGGTATCTCGCCTTCAATTTCAGTAGTTATTTTTCATTTCTGTAGCGTCCCCACCTTGCAAAATCGCCGGGACTTCATTAGCCAATTTAGCATATGCCAAAGCCATATGGCTTTCTTCAATATTGGCTACTATCCAATTCCCATCCTCGATAATAAATGTCCAAATTGCTTCAACATTGTTGTATCCTTTTTCTCCTTGTACGATATTCCCCGTATTGCGCTCTGCCAAGTAGTCTTCCATATTAGCCGTAATGGATACAACGAGCCTAGAGCCATCAAATACCCCGCCGTTATTTCTATATCTTAAGAAGAGAGGTTTGATGTTGAGTATGCTTTTAACGCGGCAATGGTTAACAAGGCCATCTTTTTCCCATTGATCTAGATAAGCAAGTTGTTGATTTTGCCAATACCAATTGGTCATCCACCCGGCTGCTTCTTGCATATCTTCCTTACGCCATGCTGAATGAACTTTATGGAAGCACTCAGTTACGCGCTCTTTTACTTGCAGCCAGTCGAATTTATCGCTTACCTGGGAGAGTCGTTGAAGATCTTTGAAAGTACGCCGAGAAGCTAGTGATTCTTTGAGGTAAACGTAAATTAGATAAGGAATTAAAGGCAAACAAACGATTAGAACAATAGCAAGTAGGATTTTTCCAAAAACGCCTTTAAACAACCCGGAAAACATTTTCACTGCAATTTTTCCTCCGGGTGCAGCGAAAGCAACTTGCGGATGAATAAGGCCAAAGAATATAAAAGCGACCGCGCCTAAAATTAGGAAGCGATAGCGATAGAGTATAGAGCTACGTTTGCCTTTAGTTTGCTGGCTAGCAGATGCACGCGATCGCACGAATGAATTGAGCATAAGCCGTATTTTACGTCTCAACATGGCTTAATAAGAAAAACATTTTTTCTTTGTTGTAACCTGCACGAGCGAGCAGTGTCAACCGTATGTCAAGTTATATGGCTTAGACTATGACAACCACCAAGAATAAATCGTAATATCCCCTTTCTAAGGGTGGTAAATATGGGAGCATGGACATCATTGGAGGCTAGTTATTTTTATTTAATTTCGCACTGCAAGATCCCCGAATTCTTAGAGAAGTCGGGGATCTGAACCACTCACCAGTGTTGCGATTCGCGATGCATTTGAGCGACTTTAATTAATTTTCCTCCTCTACCCAACGCTTCATCTGCTAATTCTACAATCCAGCGATTTGGTAGAGCTTCGGGTTTAGCTGTTAACACATAAGCTAGAGCTTGTTCCTCTCGACCAGAACCCAATAAACGAGCGCATACTGTTAAAGCTACAGCAGCCGAACGGCTAATTCCAGCCTGACAATGAATGAGTAAATTTCCTTTACCTTTGGCAATGACAGAAGCGAAATCAATTACTTTCAGGATATGTTCTAGGGTGGGCAATACACCTTCAGGATCGTTAGAGGGGATATCAATATCATCGAACTCCAGCCTAAGCCTGTGGGGTATGCGGTTATAACCGGGCAAAGGAGGATCGCCAGGGCTACCAATGGAGATTAGATATTGAATTGAAGCGCCTGGAGTTTTAGAGAAGATGTATTCGCTGGCTTGTTCAAAAGAGGTAATCCAGAGTTTGGGTAAAGCAATACCTTGGGAGGATACAGTAGGTGTTTGTTTGGTAATTAAGTCAGTTTTTTCTAAGTGGCGATCGCCAACAGAAAAACTAAGTCTTTCTAAGGCAGCAGCAGCGCGATCGCGCACGTAATCGTCTCGATCGTTAAGGGCTTGTTTTAACCCTGCTGTGGCTTGGGCGCTGAGTCGTTCTAATGCTTCAACCGCTCTTCCGCGCACCAACAAGTCTCTATCGTCTAGCGCTCGCATAATTGCAGCGATCGCCCCCTCAGTTCCAATGTCGCCTAATACGGAAACAGCACTACCGCGAACATCAGAATTCGAGTGGTTCAATGCTTGCAAAAGTACATTCACCGCCCCCGGAGTGCTAACAGTTCCCAACGCATACACGGCATTGGCACAAACATATAATTGTTCGTCATTGAGGGCTTGTTGCAACCCCTCCAAAACCGAATCGCCGCCAATTTTTCCCAATGCAGTAGCGGCTTTTCCCCGCACGCGGGGTTCTGGATCTTCTCCTACAATTTGCAACAGTTTGGCAATGGCTTGAGAGCTACCTAATCTACCGAGAGCAGCAGCCGCCCGCCAGCGAATTTCGGAGTCCTTATCGTTGAGTGCTGATATCAACCCTGCGATCGCTGCATCGCCGCCAATTTGCCCTAATACCCAAGTTGCCCACATCCGCACGTGGGGCGCTTGATGCTCCAGTGCTGGTAGCAATTTGCTAACAACCGACGCAGTACCAATTTGCACCAGCGCCCAAGCACTCCAAGCGCGAACGGTGTCGTCTTGATGGTTCAGGAGATCTGTCAGAAGCCCGATCGGCAACGGCGATCGAGTCCTAGCCAAAAGCCGAATTTTCAGCGGTAAAGAAACTTTTAGTTTAGTTACTATAGAGAGTGCTTTTGCCCTAAATTCCGGTTTGACACTCCCCGCCAAAGTTGCCCCCTTTCTTAAATCTGCTTCTAGGGCTAAACGAACGACGCGCAGTGCTTGCGACTCTGATTCCACCCGCGCCAGCATGGGAGCGATCGCCTTTCTCCATTCCCAGCTATTTAGATACTCTCGTTTGAGCCTCTCATCTTCTAGATGAGGGAGCCGCTGAAGGAGCTTTTCGATGTCTTGCTGGTTTGCCATCAATACTTAATTATCTATCAAATTTGGTGTTAAAATTTTCGCTTCTTGTTCAGGCGTAGATTTCTAATTTTAGTCGGCGATATATAGCGATTATCACTCGTATTCATGTTTTTCAGTGGTAGAGGTACAAAGCTTTGCGCCCCTACTGATGTATCGCCCAAAATTGATAATCGCTATAACTCTATATCTCCTGATAATATCGTTTTTCTAACCTACATTATTCAACTGTGCTGTAAAAAGCGTACTTATATAGCCGTCCTAAATAATTGGTGAAGGCGAGATACCCTACTTCTTATAAAAATCGGGTATCTGCACATCTGATATCTCACAATCCTGCATAAAATTGTTATATCTCTGTCTTAGCTCAAGAATTTACAATAACTTGTATTCAGACATGAATTGAGACGTAACCTTGCGTAGATCTTCATCAAGACAAGCTAAGGCACTTGAGGCAATTTGTTCTGGCACGCCACCATAAAACGCCTGGGCAATACCTCCAGTAATGCAAGCGATAGTGTCGCTATCACCGCCAATTGATATAGCATTACGGATAGCATCCTCGAAATCTGTAGATTTCAAAAAAGCAATTATAGCCTGGGGTACCGAACCCTGGCAGGACACATCGAAGCGATATTTCGGTCTAATTTCTTCCAACGTTTGATTCAAATTATAGCCAAAATCTCTTTCAATGAAATCCTTTATAGAACTCTTAGTTTCGCCAGTACGAGCCAGAAAAATAGCAGTAGCAGTAGCCCCAGCGCCTTTAATACCTTCAGGATGATTGTGAGTAACTTCTGCGCTGCGTTTCGCTTCCTCTAACACAGAATTTATGTCATTGAAAGCAAATCCTATAGAACTGACTCGCATTGCTGAACCATTGCCCCAACTGTTGTAGGGTTCCCTGGTGTCAGAGTTCCCCCATTCCATAAAGTTACCCCCATAACCTTTATAGGGATAGCGACGGTAATAAGCTTTAATTACATCGGCATAGTCGCCACCATTAAGCACGACATCCGCAACTGCAACTGTGAGTACCGTGTCATCAGTAAAGCGGCATTTAGGGCTAAAAAGTGGAAATTCCTTAGTTTTGATGTTATTTGCCTCGTAAATTGATCCAATGATGTCACCCGCGATCGCTCCCAGCATAATAGTCTCCTTTGCAGTTGTGGCTGAGTACTTATAAATTACTTGCGGCAAATTTGTTAGTTACTTATT
This portion of the Microcoleus sp. FACHB-831 genome encodes:
- a CDS encoding HSP90 family protein; this translates as MDYNFQINLRGLIDLLSNHLYSGPQVFLRELLQNAVDAITARTQLEPDHQGRISLEVISSPERNEATLVFEDNGIGLTEAEIHQFLATIGQSSKREELADRRNDYIGQFGIGLLSCFVVSDEIVVLTRSIKNDAATIEWRGRPDGTYSIRTLEKDLSPGTRVYLRNKNGCEDYFKTERICELASHFGSLLTYPITVTQGNKTKVINEQRPPWQQIFYSRRDQRAALLAYGRQIFDIDFFDAIPLHSTIGAVEGVAFVLPYSPSLATKNTHRVYLKHMLLCENAKDVLPDWAFFVKCVINANDLRPTASREFFYEDAMLMAAREMLGQCLRQYLIELAQQDEERLQQLINLHYLAIKALAVHDDEFYKLFIDWLPFETSLGRMTLGEYRSANLIIRYVPTRDQFRQIAGVAASQSMCVINGGYAYDTDLLEKLPYLFPEIQVERVDASDLAQSFEDLNWKERERVFNLIKFADMVLQPFRCEVEIKKFWPQELPALYSTNADAEFQRSLLQSKSVSNSVWSSVLDNLATTPQQPYAQLCFNFHNPLIQKLVNLEDKNLLQLSLQMLYVQALLLGHQPLNAQEMGLLNSGLLGLIEWGVNAQLGENYEP
- a CDS encoding metallophosphoesterase; translated protein: MLFVSDPPISVKISKMKERVRWQDRLIVERGIDQTRMVLDDGSQDNPEFSFLVVGDSGAGSYRGYNPQRQIAEQMLSQRDTSRFVLHTGDVIYLVGSSEYYLKNFISPYREMIVGGERPERIAYDKMVFNLPFLPVPGNHDYYDLPFFFGLMAQSALPLRRLLQSKLDIDVGWHGSYQGKAYAKAFLDYLKGINSFEQLGHHLDRHYTAQTDTGRCLRYQPGRFTRLPNRYYTFRSGGIDFFAVDSNTFNEPAPLPHTKEGDAYRRELEKRRDRLEQKKMEILEASATKNGEKFEENERLEDLRTKVTQIDEMKMDIDKQLAADATTVTDYEQLNWLKERLIESWNNSAVRGRVVYFHHPPYVTEATKWQQAQTLAIRRRLRLLLDEVAGVVGRQAEGRPLVDLILNGHAHCLEYLRTGDTGHADSNLNWIVCGGSGFSLRRQRKEGPELTEAIWDEQGAGDRKVARSLLFVGRNGQGPQKRRPYSFLRIDVKDGNPAKFIVRPFISERIGRQWSEIALEPFAI
- a CDS encoding opioid growth factor receptor-related protein, giving the protein MTSDEVIVAFYLGDRSDSEGRMIEDMWLWDYRRLEYTHDYIQWLFPLKQKSGFNRNAPVLNEQIIQAFNTNEQLKMRLLKSLKLMLGFYGLQCNEAGSADIEITKSDEYPERKTNWINLRNHNYLRLTRILTSLKLLGLGKYALALYKCLEQIYSEESKSIGSETYSYWKKAVA
- a CDS encoding TIM44-like domain-containing protein, with translation MLNSFVRSRASASQQTKGKRSSILYRYRFLILGAVAFIFFGLIHPQVAFAAPGGKIAVKMFSGLFKGVFGKILLAIVLIVCLPLIPYLIYVYLKESLASRRTFKDLQRLSQVSDKFDWLQVKERVTECFHKVHSAWRKEDMQEAAGWMTNWYWQNQQLAYLDQWEKDGLVNHCRVKSILNIKPLFLRYRNNGGVFDGSRLVVSITANMEDYLAERNTGNIVQGEKGYNNVEAIWTFIIEDGNWIVANIEESHMALAYAKLANEVPAILQGGDATEMKNNY
- a CDS encoding HEAT repeat domain-containing protein, coding for MANQQDIEKLLQRLPHLEDERLKREYLNSWEWRKAIAPMLARVESESQALRVVRLALEADLRKGATLAGSVKPEFRAKALSIVTKLKVSLPLKIRLLARTRSPLPIGLLTDLLNHQDDTVRAWSAWALVQIGTASVVSKLLPALEHQAPHVRMWATWVLGQIGGDAAIAGLISALNDKDSEIRWRAAAALGRLGSSQAIAKLLQIVGEDPEPRVRGKAATALGKIGGDSVLEGLQQALNDEQLYVCANAVYALGTVSTPGAVNVLLQALNHSNSDVRGSAVSVLGDIGTEGAIAAIMRALDDRDLLVRGRAVEALERLSAQATAGLKQALNDRDDYVRDRAAAALERLSFSVGDRHLEKTDLITKQTPTVSSQGIALPKLWITSFEQASEYIFSKTPGASIQYLISIGSPGDPPLPGYNRIPHRLRLEFDDIDIPSNDPEGVLPTLEHILKVIDFASVIAKGKGNLLIHCQAGISRSAAVALTVCARLLGSGREEQALAYVLTAKPEALPNRWIVELADEALGRGGKLIKVAQMHRESQHW
- a CDS encoding ADP-ribosylglycohydrolase family protein, coding for MPQVIYKYSATTAKETIMLGAIAGDIIGSIYEANNIKTKEFPLFSPKCRFTDDTVLTVAVADVVLNGGDYADVIKAYYRRYPYKGYGGNFMEWGNSDTREPYNSWGNGSAMRVSSIGFAFNDINSVLEEAKRSAEVTHNHPEGIKGAGATATAIFLARTGETKSSIKDFIERDFGYNLNQTLEEIRPKYRFDVSCQGSVPQAIIAFLKSTDFEDAIRNAISIGGDSDTIACITGGIAQAFYGGVPEQIASSALACLDEDLRKVTSQFMSEYKLL